One Aquila chrysaetos chrysaetos chromosome 22, bAquChr1.4, whole genome shotgun sequence genomic window carries:
- the LOC115334411 gene encoding LOW QUALITY PROTEIN: protocadherin alpha-6-like (The sequence of the model RefSeq protein was modified relative to this genomic sequence to represent the inferred CDS: inserted 2 bases in 1 codon), whose protein sequence is MGVCWGPVVRVLVLQAAWALGGGQVRYSVPEEAKAGTVVGRLAQDLGLEAGEPEARRLRLVAQGRRASVEVSGASGALVVSSRLDREELCGKSAPCALRLEVLVERPLRVFHVELEVTDINDNAPLFPAARKNLSLAEFTTLPGSRFPLEGASDADVGANAQLSYTLSPSEHFSLDWQKTEEDSESLFLVLRRPLDRETMPEHRLVLTASDGGRPSLTGTMELVISVLDVNDNAPQFNQSVYKVQLLESAAEGTLVARVNATDPDLGMYGEVIYEIDTVLPPSASDMFSIDTNSGEIRLTGAVDFETVTFYKLHIKAKDKGSPPLSGHCKVLVEVLDVNDNAPEVWVTSLSVPVPEDAAVGTVVALLSVSDRDSGANGRVRCAVWPAAPFGLVATFAGSYSLVLREALDRERVSEYEVEVRAEDGGAPALRASRGVRVPVSDVNDNAPAFAQAVYTVLARENNAAGAELARLWARDPDEAGNGRVSYSVAEGVGGGAVAGXGGWRAASSYVSVDAESGRLWALQPLDYEEVQVLQFEVRAVDAGEPPLCGNATVQLFVVDENDNAPALLPAAGGGPGGGAAGSAASGPGSGSGALWAWAAWGAPAGQVVAKIRAVDADSGYNAWLRYELWEPRGKGPFRVGLYSGEVSTARALEEADGPRQRLVIVVRDHGEPARSATATLSVSLVEGAEAALAAAGSSSSGAGLRPAAGAEGGAAAAAAAAATNVWLVVAICAVSSLFLLAVVLYGASRWAPRAAVLSGPGPATLVCASEVGSWSYSQRQSRSLCVAEGTGKSDLMVFSPNFPPPPGPAAKETQPEAPALVDTVSAPPLCRLSPLPPSCGPGRPAPGQALVGVELRRWGLGGCFGLGGCFLRVFTGPLRPCRSPRALGVGEEASKVLPHPAAVAVRS, encoded by the exons atggGCGTGTGCTGGGGGCCCGTGGTGcgggtgctggtgctgcaggcGGCCTGGGCGCTGGGCGGCGGGCAGGTGCGCTACTCGGTGCCGGAGGAAGCCAAGGCCGGGACGGTGGTGGGCCGGCTGGCGCAGGACCTGGGCCTGGAGGCGGGCGAGCCGGAGGCGCGTCGGCTGCGGCTGGTGGCGCAGGGCCGGCGGGCGAGCGTGGAGGTGAGCGGGGCGAGCGGGGCGCTGGTGGTGAGCTCGCGGCTGGACCGGGAGGAGCTGTGCGGGAAGAGCGCGCCGTGCGCCCTGCgcctggaggtgctggtggaGCGGCCGCTGCGCGTCTTCCACGTGGAGCTGGAGGTGACCGACATCAACGACAACGCCCCGCTCTTCCCCGCCGCCCGGAAAAACCTCAGCCTCGCGGAATTCACCACCCTGCCCGGTTCTCGGTTCCCGCTGGAGGGCGCGTCGGATGCAGACGTCGGAGCCAACGCGCAGCTCTCCTATACCCTCAGCCCCAGCGAGCACTTCTCTCTGGACTGGCAAAAAACAGAGGAGGACTCTGAATCGTTATTTCTGGTGCTGAGGAGACCGCTGGACCGCGAGACGATGCCTGAGCACCGTTTGGTGTTGACGGCGAGTGACGGGGGCCGTCCGTCGCTGACGGGCACGATGGAGCTGGTGATCTCGGTGCTGGACGTGAACGACAACGCGCCCCAGTTCAACCAGTCGGTGTATAAAGTGCAGCTGCTAGAGAGCGCTGCAGAGGGGACGCTGGTGGCGCGGGTGAACGCCACGGATCCGGACTTGGGAATGTATGGCGAGGTGATTTATGAAATTGATACTGTTTTGCCTCCCTCGGCCTCAGATATGTTCAGCATCGACACGAACAGCGGGGAGATCAGACTGACGGGCGCCGTGGACTTTGAGACAGTTACTTTCTACAAGCTACACATTAAGGCGAAAGACAAAGGCTCGCCCCCGCTGTCGGGTCACTGCAAGGTGTTGGTGGAGGTGCTGGACgtgaacgacaacgcgccggAGGTGTGGGTGACGTCGCTGTCGGTGCCGGTGCCGGAGGACGCGGCGGTGGGGACGGTGGTGGCGCTGCTGAGCGTGTCGGACCGGGACTCGGGGGCGAACGGTCGGGTGCGCTGCGCGGTGTGGCCGGCGGCGCCGTTCGGGCTGGTGGCGACGTTCGCGGGCTCGTACTCGCTGGTGCTGCGGGAGGCGCTGGACCGGGAGCGGGTGTCGGAGTACGAGGTGGAGGTGCGGGCGGAGGACGGCGGGGCGCCGGCGCTGCGCGCCAGCCGCGGGGTGCGGGTGCCGGTGTCGGACgtgaacgacaacgcgccggCGTTCGCGCAGGCCGTGTACACGGTGCTGGCGCGGGAGAACAACGCGGCGGGCGCGGAGCTGGCGCGGCTGTGGGCGCGGGACCCGGACGAGGCGGGCAACGGGCGCGTGAGCTACTCGGTGGCGGAGGGCGTGGGCGGGGGCGCGGTGGCGGG GGGGGGGTGGCGGGCGGCGTCGAGCTACGTGTCGGTGGACGCGGAGAGCGGGCGGCTGTGGGCGCTGCAGCCGTTGGACTACGAGGAGGTGCAGGTGCTGCAGTTCGAGGTGCGGGCGGTGGACGCGGGGGAGCCGCCGCTGTGCGGCAACGCCACGGTGCAGCTGTTCGTGGTGGACGAGAACGACAACGCGCCGGCGCTGCTCCCGGCTgccgggggcgggccgggcggcggggccgcgggctcGGCGGCGTCGGGGCCGGGCTCGGGCTCGGGGGCGCTGTGGGCGTGGGCGGCGTGGGGGGCGCCGGCAGGGCAGGTGGTGGCGAAGATCCGCGCGGTGGACGCGGACTCGGGCTACAACGCGTGGCTGCGCTACGAGCTGTGGGAGCCGCGGGGGAAGGGCCCGTTCCGCGTGGGGCTGTACAGCGGCGAGGTGAGCACGGCGCGGGCGCTGGAGGAGGCGGACGGCCCGCGGCAGCGGCTGGTGATCGTGGTGCGGGACCACGGGGAGCCGGCGCGCTCGGCCACGGCCACGCTGAGCGTGTCGCTGGTGGAGGGCGCCGAGGCGGCGCTGGCGGCCGCGGGCTCGTCGTCGTCGGgggcggggctgcggccggcggcgggcgcggagggcggcgcggcggcggcggcggcggcggcggcgacgaaCGTGTGGCTGGTGGTGGCCATCTGCGCGGTGTCGAGCCTGTTCCTGCTGGCGGTGGTGCTGTACGGGGCGTCGCGGTGGGCGCCGCGGGCGGCCGTGCTGTCGGGGCCCGGTCCGGCGACGCTGGTGTGCGCCAGCGAAGTGGGGAGCTGGTCGTACTCGCAGCGCCAGAGCCGGAGCCTGTGCGTGGCGGAGGGCACGGGCAAGAGCGACCTGATGGTTTTCAGCCCCAacttcccgccgccgcccggccccgcggcgaAGGAGACGCAGCCGGAGGCGCCCGCTCTCGTGGACACGGTCAGTGCCCCCCCCCTTTGTCGCCTCTCGCCCCTTCCCCCTTCTTGTGGCCCTGGTCGCCCGGCCCCTGGGCAGGCGCTGGTGGGAGTCGAGCTCAGGCGGTGGGGGCTTGGCGGGTGCTTCGGGCTTGGCGGGTGCTTCTTAAGGGTGTTCACGGGACCTTTGCGTCCTTGCCGGAGCCCCCGGGCTCTCGGTGTGGGGGAGGAAGCAAGCAAGGTGTTGCCGCACCCCGCAGCGGTGGCCGTCCGAAGCTGA